The Deltaproteobacteria bacterium genome contains a region encoding:
- a CDS encoding phosphodiester glycosidase family protein, protein MRASVLALPLLVFGFGSGRARAGDVWTDPYPGIRYLHRSTSEPKEIHAAIIDLSHPGITVRATKPDEKGLVPTVFAKKVGAAVSVNGDFYAAGFVPNGLAVGDGVHWPKSADDSYASFLACTASKQCQVDTTGKAVPLDPSWKNVVGGVNGGLVAGGQVTQTVAKDKSCGAFCTTDHPRTAAGLDATGSKLILVVVEGRRAPVSGMSLNQLAVLLQELGAHDAVCFDGGGSTGMVIGGQLVNQRPTGESGERAVANHLAVLHDGTQAPRQDAGPATDAGAPTSPRDGGGGSSSATSDGTQPSLADGGGNPWASDAGATAKDPSRMNGSCATGGGSASGPGILAALAALLLLGRAGRRAQATTRRPLETSRAPRCRGASCHSRR, encoded by the coding sequence ATGCGTGCCTCGGTTCTCGCACTGCCCCTGCTCGTGTTCGGTTTCGGCAGCGGCCGTGCGCGCGCCGGCGACGTCTGGACCGACCCGTATCCAGGCATCCGCTACCTGCACCGCAGCACCAGCGAGCCGAAGGAGATCCACGCCGCGATCATCGATCTGTCGCACCCGGGCATCACCGTGCGCGCGACCAAACCCGACGAGAAGGGCCTCGTCCCGACCGTCTTCGCGAAGAAGGTGGGCGCCGCGGTCTCCGTGAACGGCGACTTCTACGCTGCGGGCTTCGTGCCGAACGGCCTCGCCGTGGGGGACGGCGTGCACTGGCCCAAGAGCGCGGACGACAGCTACGCCTCGTTCCTCGCCTGCACGGCGAGCAAGCAGTGCCAGGTGGATACGACCGGCAAGGCGGTCCCCCTCGACCCGAGCTGGAAGAATGTGGTGGGCGGCGTGAACGGCGGCCTCGTGGCGGGTGGGCAGGTGACGCAAACGGTGGCCAAGGACAAGAGCTGCGGCGCGTTCTGCACGACGGACCACCCGCGCACGGCCGCGGGGCTCGACGCGACGGGCTCGAAGCTGATCCTCGTGGTGGTGGAGGGCCGGCGCGCTCCGGTCAGCGGGATGAGCCTGAACCAGCTCGCCGTGCTGCTGCAGGAGCTCGGCGCGCACGACGCTGTCTGCTTCGACGGTGGCGGCAGCACGGGCATGGTGATCGGTGGCCAGCTCGTCAACCAGCGGCCGACCGGCGAGTCCGGCGAACGCGCGGTGGCGAACCACCTGGCCGTGCTGCACGACGGGACCCAGGCGCCGAGGCAGGACGCGGGACCCGCCACCGATGCGGGCGCGCCGACGAGCCCGAGGGACGGCGGAGGCGGCTCGTCCTCCGCGACCAGCGACGGCACGCAGCCCTCGCTCGCCGACGGAGGCGGCAACCCCTGGGCTTCGGACGCGGGGGCCACGGCGAAGGACCCGTCACGCATGAACGGGAGCTGTGCCACCGGCGGCGGCTCGGCGAGCGGGCCGGGCATCCTCGCGGCGCTCGCAGCGCTGCTCCTGCTCGGTCGCGCAGGGAGGCGGGCTCAGGCCACTACTCGGCGCCCACTGGAAACCTCGCGCGCACCGCGCTGTAGAGGCGCGTCGTGCCATTCGCGAAGGTGA
- a CDS encoding DUF3829 domain-containing protein: MAKTIKCPNCAGPLTPLAQQPTVRCTYCGYEAKNTIYVAPQAPPPPTTQPTPEEQAERVRQTLGQVRKRGSRFLIVFALGWVVLALGIVILTRSAGRRVTELIGSRVADTSRLIRRLASDDPLREKEPEVDQALRTKLVPYRSCVADHSDRVLDSRRRYLGWVKNVEAGPTCKGTVHGLYALNPIAHCLDELGKVQGKPPALPELDQTTPTWIATLRELDPLLKELDRYYDQKDYEDDSCKKGRDRHARLMALFAKFSAADTVLDRVVEREYWALEERFLGLVEREHGKGLRALFLRSALDAHAVLPLLRPPGGAPRPTNEQLFAAIDRYAASLEALSRAVDQAGQASSNVHLLTFYQSNASEYLKALRELRKRRQSGKPYDRTERGWLASGSGWLVRGSVLRVEYYAKRLLSNVDRVRFPPPAEKP, from the coding sequence ATGGCCAAGACGATCAAGTGCCCGAACTGCGCCGGCCCGCTGACGCCGCTTGCCCAGCAGCCCACCGTGCGCTGCACCTACTGCGGCTACGAGGCGAAGAACACGATCTACGTCGCGCCGCAGGCGCCGCCGCCGCCCACCACGCAGCCCACTCCCGAGGAGCAGGCCGAACGCGTGCGGCAGACGCTCGGGCAGGTCCGCAAGCGCGGCAGCCGCTTCCTGATCGTCTTCGCGCTCGGCTGGGTGGTCCTGGCCCTCGGCATCGTGATCCTCACCCGCAGCGCCGGCCGCCGCGTGACCGAGCTCATCGGCTCGCGCGTGGCGGACACGAGCCGGCTCATCCGGCGCCTCGCCAGCGACGACCCGCTGCGCGAGAAGGAGCCCGAGGTGGACCAGGCGCTCCGAACCAAGCTCGTCCCGTATCGGAGCTGCGTCGCCGACCACAGCGACCGCGTGCTCGATTCGCGCCGGCGCTACCTCGGCTGGGTGAAGAACGTCGAGGCCGGCCCCACCTGCAAGGGCACCGTCCACGGCCTGTACGCCCTGAACCCCATCGCACACTGCCTCGACGAGCTCGGCAAGGTGCAGGGGAAGCCCCCGGCCCTCCCCGAGCTCGACCAGACCACGCCCACCTGGATCGCCACGCTCCGCGAGCTGGACCCGCTGCTCAAGGAGCTCGACCGCTACTACGACCAGAAGGACTACGAAGACGACAGCTGCAAGAAGGGGCGCGACCGCCACGCGCGGCTGATGGCGCTCTTTGCCAAGTTCAGCGCCGCGGACACCGTCCTCGACCGCGTGGTCGAGCGCGAGTACTGGGCCCTCGAGGAGCGCTTCCTCGGCCTCGTCGAACGCGAGCACGGCAAGGGGCTACGCGCACTCTTTCTGCGAAGCGCGCTCGATGCGCACGCCGTGCTCCCTCTGCTCAGGCCGCCCGGGGGGGCGCCGCGGCCGACGAACGAGCAGCTCTTCGCGGCGATCGACCGCTACGCCGCCTCGCTCGAGGCGCTCAGCCGCGCCGTGGACCAGGCCGGGCAGGCGAGCTCGAACGTCCACCTCCTCACTTTCTACCAGAGCAACGCGAGCGAGTACCTCAAGGCGCTGCGCGAACTCCGCAAGCGTCGCCAGAGCGGCAAGCCCTACGACCGCACCGAGCGCGGCTGGCTGGCGAGCGGGTCGGGCTGGCTCGTGCGGGGGAGCGTGCTGCGCGTCGAGTACTACGCGAAACGCCTGCTCAGCAACGTGGACCGGGTGCGCTTCCCGCCGCCGGCGGAGAAACCGTGA
- a CDS encoding gliding-motility protein MglA, giving the protein MSFINYSSREINCKIVYYGPGLCGKTTNLQYIYARTNPEAKGKMISLATETERTLFFDFLPLSLGEIRGFKTRFHLYTVPGQVFYDASRKLILKGVDGVVYVGDSQVERMEANIESLDNLRHNLLEQGYDLDKLPYCVQYNKRDLPNVVPVAELREVLNPTNVPDFEAVATTGFGVFDTLKAVAKLVLTELKRGR; this is encoded by the coding sequence ATGTCGTTCATCAACTACTCCTCGCGGGAGATCAACTGCAAGATCGTCTACTACGGGCCTGGCCTGTGTGGAAAGACGACCAACTTGCAGTACATTTACGCGCGCACCAATCCCGAGGCCAAGGGCAAGATGATCTCCCTGGCCACCGAGACGGAGCGCACGCTCTTCTTCGACTTCCTGCCCCTCTCGCTCGGTGAGATTCGCGGGTTCAAGACGCGCTTCCACCTCTACACGGTGCCGGGGCAGGTCTTCTACGACGCGAGCCGCAAGCTGATCCTGAAGGGGGTGGACGGCGTGGTCTACGTCGGGGACTCCCAGGTCGAGCGCATGGAGGCGAACATCGAGAGCCTCGACAACCTGCGCCACAACCTGCTCGAGCAGGGCTACGACCTGGACAAGCTCCCCTACTGCGTCCAGTACAACAAGCGCGACCTGCCGAACGTGGTCCCCGTGGCGGAGCTGCGCGAGGTGCTGAACCCGACCAACGTGCCCGACTTCGAGGCCGTGGCCACGACGGGCTTTGGCGTCTTCGACACGCTCAAGGCCGTCGCCAAACTGGTTCTCACCGAGCTCAAGCGCGGTCGTTAG
- a CDS encoding roadblock/LC7 domain-containing protein — protein MYEDEFRQIQGVCTRLHRDSNAKAVLLIDKNGQMIADAGDTSQLDTTSLSSLTAGNVAATGGIAKLLKEKEFTGQFHEGEHTNVHISLVAQRVILVILFDERSSLGLVRLRVRKAGEELTKIFDSLMAKVNQPTAPSIFSEITDEDIDNLFKD, from the coding sequence ATGTACGAGGACGAGTTTCGGCAGATCCAAGGGGTCTGTACGCGACTCCACCGCGATTCCAACGCCAAGGCCGTGCTGCTGATCGACAAGAACGGCCAGATGATCGCGGACGCTGGCGACACGTCGCAGCTCGACACGACGTCCCTCTCGTCGCTGACGGCGGGCAACGTGGCGGCCACGGGCGGTATCGCGAAGCTGCTCAAGGAGAAGGAGTTCACCGGGCAGTTTCACGAAGGGGAACACACCAACGTGCACATCTCGCTCGTCGCGCAGCGGGTGATCCTCGTGATCCTTTTCGACGAACGTTCGTCCCTGGGTCTCGTGCGCCTGCGCGTGCGCAAGGCCGGCGAGGAGCTGACCAAGATCTTCGACTCACTGATGGCCAAGGTGAATCAACCGACGGCTCCGTCGATCTTCTCCGAGATCACCGACGAGGACATCGACAACCTCTTCAAGGACTAG